The following nucleotide sequence is from Thermoanaerobaculia bacterium.
GACCGCTACGTCGCCGCGGCGAACGTCGACGCGCTCCGGAAAGAGCTCGGCATCGCCAGGCCCGGAGCCACGCTGCTCGCGGCGCTCGGGAAGAGCGGGCCAGAGGGCGCGGCGATCGTCGTCACGGCGGCGACCGCTCCTGCCCCGGGGGTTTCGTCGTCTCGCGCGGATTCCGTGCCGGCCGCTTCATCGCAGGCTGCCGAAGCTCCGGAAAGCTCCGGCATCGCGGCGCCCGCTACACTGAAACCCGGGGAGAAATCGGCTTCAAACCCCGCCCGCGACCGGCGCTGAACAGCGCGAACGGAAGCCCTTCGCCGCCGCAACCCCGGGCAAGAAGAGGAATACGGTCCTAACGAGGAGCCGCTTCGTTCCGGTACACGACTCCGCCCTTCATCACGAACGCGACGGACTCCAGGGTCCGGACGTTCTGCAGAGGGTCGCCGGCAGCGGCGACGATGTCGGCGACGTAGCCCGGCTCGATCGAGCCCCGGTCCGAGACCCCGAGCAGATCCGCCGCCCAGATCGTCGCGGAACGAATCGCGTCGATCGGCGTCATTCCATGCTCCACGAGCACGCCGAATTCCCGGGCGTTCAGGCCGTGGGGGTAAACGCCGGCGTCCGTGCCGAAGGCGATCCGGACGCCGGCCCGCACCGCCTTGGGAAAGTTCGCGTTCGCCTCCGCGCCCATCTGCTTTCCCTTTTCCCGGACGTGTTCGGACATTCCCGCGCCCGTATTGCTCGCCGGCTGCGCCACGTACAGGGTCGGTACGAGAAAGGTCCCCCGCTCCTTCATCAGGCGGATGCCCTCCTCGTTCAGCATCGAACCGTGCTCGATCGAGTCGACACCGGCGCGGATGGCCGCCAGGATGCCCTCCAGTCCGTGGGCGTGAGCCTCGACCTTCACGCCGTTGCGATGAGCTTCCTCGACCACCGCCCTCAGCTCCTCGTCCGAATACTGGCGCGCGGTCGGCGTGCGCTCCTCCCCGAGGACGCCGCCGGTCGCCATCACCTTGATCACCTCGGCACCGTGCTTGAGTTGATAGCGGACCGCGAACAGCACGTTGGGGACGCCGTCGGCGATCCCTTCCTTCGGCCCGAGCTCGAAGACGCCGGGCGGGAATCCGACGACGTCACCATGTCCCCCTGTCATGCTGATCTGGTACCCCGATGGCGTGATCCGCGGTCCCGGGATCGCGCCCCGAGCCACGGCGTTCTTCAACGCGACGTCGATGAAGTCGTTGGCGCCGCATTCCCGCACGCTCGTGAACCCCGCGAGGAGCGTCTCGCGGGCGTTGACCGCCGCCTGGATCGTGACATCGGCCGGCGTGGCCGTCATCAGACTGACGCCGCGCATCTTCGCCGTCCCCCCGACGGACAGATGGGTATGCATGTCGAAGAGGCCCGGAACGAGCGTGACGGGTCCGAGATCGAGGACCTCGGCGCCCGCCGGAACCTCCCGCCCGACGGATCGGATCCGGTCTCCTTCGACGACGACCACGGGATCCGGAACGATCACGCCTCGACGGACGTCCAGCAGGCGCGCGGCGCGGATCGCGATCGGGCGGACCTCCGCGGCGCGGAACGGCGCCGGAAGCAGGGCGGCGAGAA
It contains:
- a CDS encoding amidohydrolase family protein, with the translated sequence LAALLPAPFRAAEVRPIAIRAARLLDVRRGVIVPDPVVVVEGDRIRSVGREVPAGAEVLDLGPVTLVPGLFDMHTHLSVGGTAKMRGVSLMTATPADVTIQAAVNARETLLAGFTSVRECGANDFIDVALKNAVARGAIPGPRITPSGYQISMTGGHGDVVGFPPGVFELGPKEGIADGVPNVLFAVRYQLKHGAEVIKVMATGGVLGEERTPTARQYSDEELRAVVEEAHRNGVKVEAHAHGLEGILAAIRAGVDSIEHGSMLNEEGIRLMKERGTFLVPTLYVAQPASNTGAGMSEHVREKGKQMGAEANANFPKAVRAGVRIAFGTDAGVYPHGLNAREFGVLVEHGMTPIDAIRSATIWAADLLGVSDRGSIEPGYVADIVAAAGDPLQNVRTLESVAFVMKGGVVYRNEAAPR